In Strigops habroptila isolate Jane chromosome 16, bStrHab1.2.pri, whole genome shotgun sequence, a genomic segment contains:
- the MAD2L2 gene encoding mitotic spindle assembly checkpoint protein MAD2B: MTTLTRQDLNFGQVVADVLSEFLEVAVHLILYVREVYPIGIFQKRKKYNVPVQMSCHPELNQYIQDTLHCVKPLLEKNDVEKVVVVILDKEHHPVERFVFEITQPPLLSISSESLLSHVEQLLRAFILKISVCDAVLDNNPPGCTFTVLVHTREAATRNMEKIQVIKDFPWILADEQDVHMHDPRLIPLKTMTSDILKMQLYVEERAHKGT; the protein is encoded by the exons ATGACCACTCTCACCCGGCAGGACCTTAACTTTGGGCAAG ttgttgcAGATGTGCTTTCAGAGTTTCTGGAAGTGGCTGTTCACCTTATCTTGTATGTCAGAGAAGTTTATCCTATTGGGatctttcagaagaggaaaaaatacaacgTACCTGTCCAG ATGTCCTGCCACCCGGAGCTGAACCAGTACATTCAGGACACCCTGCACTGTGTAAAGCCCCTGCTCGAGAAG AACGATGTGGAGAAAGTTGTAGTTGTAATCCTGGATAAAGAGCACCACCCTGTGGAGAGATTCGTCTTTGAGATCACACAGCCACCTCTTCTTTCCATTAG TTCAGAGTCCCTGCTCTCCCATGTGGAGCAGTTACTGCGTGCCTTCATCCTGAAGATCAGCGTGTGCGATGCTGTGCTTGACAACAATCCCCCAG GTTGCACCTTCACAGTTCTGGTTCACACCCGGGAGGCCGCCACACGGAACATGGAAAAGATCCAGGTGATAAAG GATTTCCCCTGGATCCTCGCTGATGAACAGGACGTGCACATGCATGACCCCCGGCTTATTCCCCTGAAAACCATGACATCCGATATCCTAAAG ATGCAGCTCTATGTAGAAGAGCGAGCCCACAAAGGCACCTGA
- the LOC115617317 gene encoding F-box only protein 6-like, which translates to MTTICDLPEDVLVELLSLLPARDLVRTCRVVCAQWRYVVDLTTLWKRKCQREGFYLQNLDRSVSDWKVFYMLSHLKRNLIKNPCAEEKFQHWKLDNNEGDKWKVENMPGPHGREIPDSKVQKYFVTSYGPCFKSQLISLQKEGYWNQLMDEKRPEIVVKDWYAARFDCGCRYELIVRLLSEDYIVLAEFRPEPVVIEQWNDAVWREISHTFQNYPPGVRYIWFQHGGQDTQFWAGWYGIRVTNSSITIGPLTML; encoded by the exons ATGACAACCATTTGCGACCTCCCCGAAGACGTCCTGGTGGAACTACTGTCGCTGCTGCCCGCCCGGGACCTGGTCCGCACCTGCAGGGTGGTCTGCGCGCAGTGGCGGTACGTGGTGGATCTGACCACCCTGTGGAAGCGCAAGTGCCAGCGTGAGGGGTTTTACCTGCAGAACTTGGACAGGAGCGTCTCGGACTGGAAGGTCTTCTACATGCTCTCCCACTTGAAGAGAAACTTAATCAAAAACCCCTGTGCTGAAg AGAAATTTCAGCACTGGAAACTTGATAATAATGAGGGAGATAAATGGAAGGTTGAGAATATGCCTGGACCTCATGGAAGAGAAATCCCAGACTCCAAAGTACAGAAATACTTCGTCACTTCATATGG GCCGTGCTTCAAGTCTCAACTCATCAGCCTGCAGAAAGAAGGATACTGGAATCAGTTGATGGATGAGAAACGGCCTGAAATTGTAGTCAAGGACTG GTATGCTGCCAGATTTGACTGTGGGTGTCGCTATGAGCTTATAGTGAGGCTGCTTTCTGAAGACTACATTGTCCTTGCGGAGTTCCGCCCCGAGCCGGTGGTTATAGAGCAGTGGAATGATGCCGTGTGGAGAGAG atttctcacACCTTCCAGAATTACCCACCTGGAGTTCGTTACATCTGGTTCCAGCACGGAGGCCAAGACACCCAGTTCTGGGCAGGATGGTATGGGATCCGAGTGACCAACTCCAGCATCACCATTGGGCCCCTGACAATGTTATGA
- the FBXO2 gene encoding F-box only protein 2: MESLPEAVLIRILASIPAVDLVLACRLVCCQWKNLVDGAALWILKCQQEGLTGAESQENAENWQNFYFLSKKRKNLIKNPCGEEDLQHWGEVENGGDGWKIEELPGDFGKEFPSEEVNKYFVTSYEWCRKAQVIDLRAEGYWEELMDTTQPKVVVRDWYAGRSDAGCLYELCVKLLSENEDVLAEYKSETIAIPQDNDANWTEISHTFSNYGPGVRFVRFEHGGQDTLFWKGWYGIRVTNSSVTVEP; the protein is encoded by the exons ATGGAGTCCCTCCCTGAAGCAGTCCTGATCAGGATCCTGGCTTCCATACCTGCGGTGGATTTGGTGCTGGCCTGCCGCCTGGTCTGCTGCCAGTGGAAGAACCTGGTTGATGGAGCTGCACTTTGGATCCTGAAGTGTCAGCAGGAAGGCCTCACTGGAGCAGAGTCACAGGAGAATGCAGAGAACTGGCAAAACTTCTACTTCCTgagtaagaaaaggaagaatctCATCAAGAACCCATGTGGTGAAG AAGACTTGCAGCACTGGGGAGAGGTAGAGAATGGAGGTGATGGCTGGAAAATTGAAGAGCTTCCCGGGGACTTTGGAAAAGAATTCCCTAGTGAAGAAGTCAATAAGTACTTTGTTACATCTTATGA GTGGTGTCGAAAGGCTCAGGTCATTGACCTGAGGGCTGAGGGGTACTGGGAAGAGCTGATGGATACAACCCAGCCTAAAGTTGTGGTAAGAGACTG GTATGCAGGGCGCAGTGATGCTGGCTGCCTCTATGAGCTCTGTGTGAAGCTGCTCTCAGAGAACGAGGATGTTCTGGCCGAGTACAAAAGTGAGACCATTGCCATCCCACAGGACAACGACGCCAACTGGACTGAG ATCTCCCACACCTTTTCCAACTACGGGCCTGGGGTCCGCTTTGTCCGCTTTGAACACGGTGGCCAGGACACGCTGTTCTGGAAGGGATGGTATGGCATCCGTGTGACCAACAGCAGCGTGACAGTGGAGCCATAG